One stretch of Zingiber officinale cultivar Zhangliang chromosome 6B, Zo_v1.1, whole genome shotgun sequence DNA includes these proteins:
- the LOC121990826 gene encoding zinc finger MYM-type protein 1-like, with the protein MKYLSGHDKRKKRKKVEEFIETQRGAIDRFVVKESKNSSLEDLVNEEKQENNGNELDEGLAIENDIEGDVNEIEGNESGDDLDFKNNFSESDDDAINEVNEEPSSSIPLDIFYPKNWENLDPKWKDQLMEKGPIRDVLTGKGPKDRSNRRFSSDFYTRILPNGQKHHRDWLVYSKALDKAFCFCCKLFKRGPQPSQLANEGYCDWGHLSSRLKEHETSIEHINYYASWSELHIRLMKGTTIDHAIQDQIKKAKEHWRKVLHRLISLVKFLAKQNIAFRGSNEKLYDDNNGNFMAVVEMIAEWDSVMKEHIERNTHHHYLSHKIQNELICLLASQIKSSILENIKKAKFFSVILDCTPDVSNQEQMTLVIRCVDVSISPMKVEEYFLGFLKVDDTTGQGLFEELQNVLKSFDLDIDNVRGQGYDNGANMKGRHQGVQKNYWI; encoded by the coding sequence ATGAAGTATCTATCAGGACATGATAagcggaaaaaaagaaaaaaagttgaAGAATTTATTGAGACTCAAAGAGGGGCAATCGACAGATTTGTTGTCAAAGAATCGAAAAATTCATCACTTGAAGATTTGGTTaatgaagaaaaacaagaaaacaatgGTAATGAATTAGATGAAGGCTTAGCCATTGAAAATGATATAGAGGGAGATGTGAATGAGATTGAAGGCAATGAAAGTGGTGATGACTtagactttaaaaataatttttctgaaAGTGATGATGATGCTATTAATGAAGTGAATGAAGAACCAAGTTCATCAATTCCACTTGACATTTTTTATCCTAAAAATTGGGAGAATTTAGATCCCAAGTGGAAGGATCAATTAATGGAAAAGGGTCCTATAAGAGATGTATTAACAGGGAAAGGTCCCAAAGACAGATCAAATAGACGATTCTCTTCAGATTTCTATACTCGGATTTTGCCAAATGGTCAAAAACACCATAGAGATTGGTTGGTCTATTCAAAAGCACTTGATAAAGCATTTTGTTTTTGTTGCAAGTTGTTCAAAAGGGGGCCTCAACCAAGTCAACTAGCAAATGAGGGATACTGCGATTGGGGACATCTTAGTAGTAGACTTAAGGAACATGAGACAAGTATTGAGCATATCAATTATTATGCTAGTTGGTCTGAGTTACATatcaggttaatgaagggtacaaCAATTGATCATGCTATTCAAGATCAAATCAAGAAGGCAAAAGAGCATTGGAGGAAGGTATTACACCGATTAATTTCACTTGTGAAATTTTTGGCTAAACAAAATATAGCATTTCGTGGTAGTAATGAGAAACTTTATGATGATAACAATGGAAATTTTATGGCTGTTGTTGAGATGATTGCTGAGTGGGACTCAGTGATGAAGGAGCATATTGAAAGAAATACACATCATCATTATCTTAGCCACAAAATTCAGAATGAATTGATATGCTTATTAGCTTCTCAAAtaaagagttctattcttgaaaaCATTAAAAAAGCTAAGTTCTTTTCTGTAATACTTGATTGCACTCCTGATGTTAGTAACCAAGAGCAAATGACTTTGGTTATAAGATGTGTTGATGTTTCTATAAGCCCAATGAAAGTAGAAGAATACTTTTTGGGATTTTTAAAAGTGGATGATACAACAGGACAAGGGTTGTTTGAAGAACTGCAAAATGTATTGAAAAGTTTTGAtcttgatattgataatgtgagaggGCAGGGATATGATAATGGGGCAAATATGAAAGGGAGGCACCAAGGCGTACAAAAAAATTATTGGATATAA